A window of Excalfactoria chinensis isolate bCotChi1 chromosome Z, bCotChi1.hap2, whole genome shotgun sequence contains these coding sequences:
- the LOC140263936 gene encoding granzyme K-like: MTSHLLALILSVIAVILPLRYGCSDVIGGHCVRPHSRPYMAAIQIRNETVCGGALVRKQWVLTAAHCKKKTLHTRVVLGAHKAFKAEKEQQRFKIMRFYPHPQFNRTSKENDIMLLKLDTMANLNKYVNLLSLPDTAEDVRPGTKCTVAGWGETSPGKLPKCLQEATVDVVDRKICGRKYYEKYKLNITRNMLCAGGKKRFSKRDACRGDSGGPLICGRKYSGIVSFGEKCGLGDKPGVYTQLTEIYIDWIKKTLSRNGEVWDRQDSPNK, translated from the exons ATGACCAGCCACCTGTTAGCTCTTATTCTCTCTGTAATTGCTGTTATCCTACCCCTGAGAT ATGGCTGCAGTGATGTTATTGGAGGACACTGTGTGCGTCCCCATTCCCGACCCTACATGGCTGCCATCCAGATAAGGAATGAAACTGTGTGTGGAGGGGCTCTTGTGAGAAAGCAGTGGGTTTTGACAGCAGCGCATTGTAA gaaaaaaacattgcaTACTCGGGTTGTTCTTGGAGCCCATAAAGcatttaaagctgaaaaagaacaacagagaTTTAAGATTATGCGCTTCTATCCTCATCCCCAGTTTAACAgaacttcaaaggaaaatgatatAATGCTCCTCAAG ctggaTACTATGGCAAATCTGAACAAGTATGTGAACCTTCTGTCCCTTCCTGACACTGCTGAAGATGTCAGACCTGGCACCAAGTGCACAGTGGCCGGTTGGGGAGAAACATCTCCAGGAAAGCTGCCAAAATGTCTTCAGGAAGCAACTGTTGATGTTGTGGATAGAAAAATTTGTGGGagaaaatattatgaaaaatacaaattgAATATAACCAGGAACATGTTGTGTGCTGGAGGGAAAAAGAGGTTTTCAAAGAGAGATGCTTGCCGG ggAGACTCAGGTGGGCCACTCATCTGCGGCAGAAAATACAGTGGGATTGTTTCCTTTGGGGAAAAATGTGGATTAGGAGACAAGCCTGGAGTTTACACGCAACTGACTGAAATATATATTGACTGGATTAAAAAAACTCTTTCTCGTAATGGAGAGGTCTGGGACAGGCAAGACAGCCCTAATAAATag
- the LOC140264220 gene encoding granzyme A-like, producing MGVFFTLSTSAAIILLILPGDLCVDIIGGHEVAPHSRPFMALLEGKKFCGGALIKPDWVLTAAHCPLEGGTVTLGAHSRRKREKEKQVIKIAKEIRYPDYSDEEHDHDIMLLKLKKRAKINGAVKVIPLPTSGDDVKPGTTCRVAGWGQTLINRIKFSDTLKEVNVTVINRKICNDKEHYNNRPPITNNMICAGSERGGKDSCRGDSGGPLICNNVLKGITSFGKKKCGVSNGPGVYTLITKQYLQWIWKTIGGDLQTGF from the exons ATGGGTGTTTTTTTCACTCTgtccacctctgctgccatcattCTCCTAATACTTCCTGGAG ACTTGTGCGTGGATATCATTGGAGGACATGAAGTAGCACCACACTCAAGACCATTTATGGCCCTGCTCGAAGGAAAAAAATTTTGTGGAGGAGCTTTGATCAAGCCAGACTGGGTGTTAACAGCTGCTCATTGCCCTCT GGAAGGCGGCACCGTTACCCTTGGAGCCCATTCACGGAGAAAacgtgaaaaagaaaaacaggttaTTAAGATTGCAAAGGAAATTCGCTACCCAGACTATAGTGATGAAGAACATGATCATGACATTATGCTGCTGAAG CttaagaaaagagcaaaaattaATGGCGCTGTGAAAGTCATTCCCCTGCCTACCTCTGGTGATGATGTCAAACCAGGAACAACTTGTAGAGTAGCAGGATGGGGACAAACTTTGATTAATAGGATCAAATTTTCTGATACCCTGAAAGAAGTTAACGTCACTGTCATCAATAGAAAAATCTGCAATGACAAGGAACATTACAATAACAGACCTCCTATAACAAATAACATGATATGCGCAGGATCTGAGCGAGGAGGAAAGGACTCATGTAGA ggGGATTCAGGTGGACCTTTAATATGCAATAATGTGCTGAAAGGCATCACTtcttttgggaagaaaaagtgtGGTGTTTCCAATGGTCCTGGTGTCTACACTCTAATCACAAAACAATACCTTCAGTGGATATGGAAAACCATAGGTGGAGACTTACAGACCGGGTTTTGA